A region of Fibrobacter sp. UWT2 DNA encodes the following proteins:
- a CDS encoding outer membrane beta-barrel protein → MKTFSLSNRLAVILLASTFAVSSAFAQGDFEGSGEVPDPNCVGDGCGFVSADQAEQGEESASYSYGDNSSDENGSAENSSAEEPWPDSTEQASADSTESEDAPEVATTNIDEEDEDTPHYIQENAAEYRARKEGFSKGVQFGIRAAAGVSKSFGKHASDWNLGPEFGGGLMARLPLGRSFAVATELDFTYRLYSYEGKSDYGKNEASINESLFEIPVMGQFIFDEDGFFIGLGVNLGLKMSGDSEFKQTIEFEGETSKDKRPNTVPTVGVEIGGLFDIGYVVNRWLVLDLRAVQNLTNLLDLDLIAESTLMHSKLYTMHITLGATFLL, encoded by the coding sequence ATGAAAACTTTTTCGTTGTCCAATCGTTTAGCAGTTATTCTCCTGGCCAGCACCTTCGCTGTCTCCAGCGCCTTTGCGCAAGGGGACTTTGAAGGCTCCGGCGAAGTGCCCGACCCGAACTGCGTAGGCGACGGCTGCGGTTTCGTATCCGCCGATCAGGCTGAACAAGGCGAAGAAAGCGCCAGCTATTCTTACGGCGACAACAGTTCCGACGAGAACGGTTCCGCAGAGAATAGCTCCGCAGAAGAACCCTGGCCCGACTCCACAGAACAGGCCTCTGCAGACAGCACCGAAAGCGAAGACGCTCCGGAAGTCGCAACCACGAACATCGACGAAGAAGACGAAGACACTCCCCACTACATTCAGGAGAACGCCGCCGAATACCGCGCCCGCAAGGAAGGCTTCTCGAAGGGCGTGCAATTCGGTATTCGCGCCGCCGCCGGCGTAAGCAAGAGCTTCGGTAAACACGCAAGCGACTGGAACCTGGGCCCCGAATTTGGCGGCGGCCTTATGGCAAGGCTCCCCTTGGGCAGATCCTTCGCCGTCGCCACCGAACTGGACTTCACCTACCGCCTTTACAGCTACGAGGGCAAGTCCGACTACGGCAAGAACGAAGCGAGCATCAACGAATCCCTTTTTGAAATCCCGGTCATGGGCCAGTTCATCTTTGATGAAGACGGCTTCTTTATTGGCCTTGGCGTCAACCTCGGACTCAAGATGAGCGGAGACTCCGAATTCAAGCAGACCATTGAATTCGAAGGCGAGACCTCCAAGGACAAGCGCCCCAACACCGTCCCTACCGTCGGTGTCGAAATCGGCGGGCTCTTCGATATCGGCTATGTCGTCAACCGCTGGCTGGTGCTGGACCTCCGCGCCGTGCAGAACTTGACCAACCTGCTGGATCTGGATTTGATCGCCGAATCCACTCTAATGCATTCAAAACTTTACACAATGCACATTACTTTGGGCGCCACATTCCTGCTCTAA
- a CDS encoding acetate/propionate family kinase, whose protein sequence is MRVLVLNCGSSSVKFAVIDTQTKESISSGLVENIGVNGHVKAKGPNGNIDFNFDCPTHAEAVAEVQKFLAEQKLIDTIEAIGHRVVHGGKYIKSERVTQEVIDYIRSITLFAPLHEPAHATGMECATKFFPTLPQVAVFDTAFHQTMPRKAYLYGIPYKFYEEDGIRRYGAHGTSHRFVTAEACRILGKKPEETCLITAHLGNGSCCSAILNGKCADTTMGFTPLEGLIMGTRSGSIDPAILFFISKKYGYDIDRLDKLVNKESGLLGLSGLSNDMRTLTQAASEGHVGAQIALETFAYRLTREIGGIAMALPRIDALVFTGGIGENSKLVRKMAMDNLKILGYQIDEARNEKNGKESGHIISKDGTPTAMVVATNEELLIALDTEALVK, encoded by the coding sequence ATGCGCGTACTCGTTCTTAATTGCGGCAGCTCCTCGGTCAAGTTCGCCGTTATCGACACCCAGACCAAAGAATCAATCTCTAGCGGCCTCGTCGAAAATATCGGCGTTAATGGCCACGTGAAGGCTAAGGGCCCGAACGGCAACATCGATTTCAACTTCGATTGCCCCACTCATGCCGAAGCCGTCGCCGAAGTCCAGAAGTTCCTCGCCGAACAGAAGCTCATCGACACCATCGAAGCTATCGGCCACCGCGTGGTGCATGGCGGTAAGTACATCAAGAGCGAACGCGTCACGCAGGAAGTCATCGACTACATTCGTAGCATCACTCTGTTTGCCCCGCTGCATGAACCGGCTCACGCCACCGGTATGGAATGCGCCACCAAGTTCTTCCCGACGCTCCCGCAGGTCGCCGTGTTCGACACCGCCTTCCACCAGACCATGCCGCGCAAGGCCTACCTCTACGGCATCCCCTACAAGTTCTATGAAGAAGATGGCATCCGCCGTTACGGCGCCCACGGCACCAGCCACCGTTTTGTGACTGCCGAAGCCTGCCGTATCCTTGGCAAGAAGCCCGAAGAAACCTGCCTCATTACCGCTCACCTCGGCAACGGCTCCTGCTGCTCCGCCATTTTGAACGGCAAGTGCGCCGACACCACCATGGGTTTCACTCCGCTCGAAGGCCTGATCATGGGTACCCGCTCTGGTTCCATCGACCCGGCCATCCTCTTCTTCATCAGCAAGAAGTACGGCTACGATATCGACCGCCTCGACAAGCTTGTAAACAAGGAATCCGGTTTGCTCGGCCTCTCCGGTCTTTCTAACGACATGCGCACCTTGACGCAGGCCGCAAGCGAAGGCCACGTGGGAGCCCAGATTGCTCTCGAAACATTCGCCTACAGGCTCACCCGTGAAATCGGCGGCATCGCCATGGCTCTCCCGCGCATCGACGCTCTCGTGTTCACCGGTGGTATCGGCGAGAACAGCAAGCTCGTCCGCAAGATGGCGATGGACAACCTCAAGATTCTCGGCTACCAGATTGACGAAGCCCGCAACGAAAAGAACGGCAAGGAATCTGGCCACATCATCAGCAAGGACGGCACGCCGACCGCCATGGTCGTCGCCACCAACGAAGAACTGCTGATTGCGCTGGATACTGAAGCACTCGTAAAGTAG
- a CDS encoding ATP-binding cassette domain-containing protein: protein MPILSAQNLLLRIGANAPLLDNVSFDIEAGDRICLVGRNGCGKSTLLKVLSGDAEVQAGEIVKKTGLKISRMIQEIPAHIEGTVRDVVMAGVMQDGTHDTHAEAILGKTGIDPEALYDSLSGGQKRRTLFAQALAQDPDLLLLDEPTNHLDIPAIQWLEGIVTRLNCALLFVSHDRTFVRRVATRIFDLDRGRVRSWDFPYDKFVQFRDQALAEEDKANALFDKRLAEEEVWIRKGIQARRTRNEGRVRALIKMREERAARRTRTGNVNMQITEADRSGRLVARLTDVSYSYDGAPLISGLSTEVSRGDRIGIVGPNGSGKTTLLRLILGELTPDTGDIRLGTNLQVAYFDQMRTRLREDKSLVENIADGQQYVMLNGVKRHVLSYLQDFLFSADRARGPISALSGGERNRLLLACLFSHPSNVLVLDEPTNDLDMETLDLLAELLADYKGTVLTVSHDRAFLDSVATSILAIEDGGSVFESVGGYSDYEAKKKVRDKEAANAARIAAEKEAEKQARAAQSSGAEPSLSAGASAVKKKKRSYNEEREYAALPEKIEKLESEIAERQTELSKPEVFTNAARIVELQKEIADREAELEKAYERYEELDALG from the coding sequence ATGCCGATTCTTTCTGCCCAAAATCTCCTTTTACGCATCGGGGCAAATGCTCCCTTGCTTGACAACGTAAGCTTTGATATCGAAGCGGGTGACCGGATTTGCCTGGTGGGCCGTAACGGTTGTGGCAAGAGTACGCTTCTGAAGGTGCTTTCTGGAGATGCCGAAGTGCAGGCTGGGGAGATTGTCAAAAAGACCGGTCTCAAGATTTCCCGCATGATTCAGGAAATTCCGGCCCACATCGAGGGTACGGTGCGTGATGTGGTCATGGCGGGGGTGATGCAGGATGGTACCCACGATACCCATGCCGAAGCGATTTTGGGAAAGACGGGAATAGATCCCGAGGCTCTTTACGACAGTTTGAGCGGTGGTCAAAAACGCCGCACGCTTTTTGCGCAGGCTTTGGCGCAAGATCCTGACCTTTTGTTGCTGGACGAACCGACCAACCATTTGGACATTCCGGCTATCCAGTGGCTCGAAGGAATCGTGACGCGCTTGAATTGCGCCTTGCTTTTTGTAAGTCACGACCGCACCTTTGTGCGCCGTGTGGCTACCCGCATTTTTGACTTGGACCGCGGCCGCGTTCGCAGTTGGGATTTTCCTTACGACAAGTTTGTACAGTTCAGGGACCAGGCCTTGGCCGAAGAAGACAAGGCGAATGCCTTGTTCGACAAGCGCCTTGCCGAAGAAGAAGTCTGGATTCGCAAGGGAATCCAGGCGCGGCGGACCCGTAACGAGGGCCGCGTGCGCGCGCTGATCAAGATGCGCGAAGAACGTGCAGCGCGCCGCACCCGAACGGGCAATGTGAATATGCAGATCACCGAGGCGGACCGTTCGGGGCGCCTGGTGGCGCGCCTTACCGATGTGAGTTACTCTTACGACGGCGCGCCCCTCATCAGTGGACTTTCGACCGAGGTTTCTCGCGGAGACCGCATTGGAATCGTGGGCCCGAATGGCTCGGGCAAGACGACGCTTTTGCGCCTGATTCTCGGCGAACTCACGCCCGATACCGGTGACATTCGCCTGGGCACGAACCTGCAAGTAGCTTACTTTGACCAGATGCGTACACGCCTTCGCGAAGACAAGTCGCTTGTGGAAAACATTGCCGATGGTCAACAGTATGTGATGCTGAACGGTGTCAAACGCCATGTGTTAAGTTATCTGCAAGACTTCCTTTTCTCGGCTGATCGCGCCCGTGGCCCGATCAGCGCCTTGAGTGGCGGCGAACGCAACCGCCTGTTGCTCGCGTGCCTGTTCAGTCACCCGAGCAATGTGCTCGTGCTCGACGAACCTACCAACGACTTGGACATGGAAACGCTTGACTTGCTCGCAGAACTCCTGGCAGACTACAAGGGAACCGTGCTTACCGTAAGCCATGACCGCGCCTTCCTGGATTCTGTTGCGACAAGCATCTTGGCAATCGAAGATGGCGGAAGCGTGTTTGAATCGGTGGGCGGTTACAGCGATTACGAAGCCAAGAAGAAGGTCCGCGACAAGGAAGCCGCCAACGCCGCCCGCATTGCTGCCGAAAAAGAAGCCGAAAAGCAGGCGAGGGCCGCTCAGAGTTCCGGCGCGGAACCGTCCCTGAGTGCCGGGGCATCGGCTGTGAAAAAGAAAAAGCGTAGCTACAACGAGGAGCGCGAATACGCAGCCCTCCCCGAAAAAATCGAAAAGCTGGAAAGCGAAATCGCTGAACGCCAGACGGAACTTTCCAAGCCCGAAGTGTTCACCAATGCTGCCCGAATCGTGGAGTTGCAGAAGGAAATCGCTGATCGCGAAGCGGAACTTGAAAAGGCTTACGAACGCTACGAAGAACTTGACGCACTGGGATAG
- a CDS encoding outer membrane beta-barrel protein, with the protein MDLKRLSVAVAMALAFSVPAMAQDDDDEGWATAPSAQSTSGEEGSYDGSTDSEFANDEEYASAYARYKAETTKKSEINRMRNEGFQRAVLLGIRAQGGINTFFGKNSDGWKMGFQGGGGLLLKMNFMIKNLSLVPELTFNYRHYSYEQDMDAYTNEASIDIMMFEIPIIFRYTFEDYDFYVGLGINMGLKLNGSSEFKTSGGTRENTVATSGMEVGGALDIGYMLTRWVSVDVRVVQCFTSLLNKTLVAEEIFYDSSLNTFYTTLGINFMF; encoded by the coding sequence ATGGATTTAAAGAGATTGAGTGTAGCAGTCGCCATGGCTTTGGCATTTTCCGTGCCCGCCATGGCTCAAGATGATGATGATGAAGGCTGGGCCACCGCCCCCTCCGCCCAAAGTACCTCTGGCGAAGAAGGGTCTTACGACGGTTCAACCGACAGCGAATTTGCAAACGACGAAGAATACGCCAGCGCCTACGCTCGTTACAAGGCTGAGACCACCAAGAAATCCGAAATCAACCGCATGCGTAACGAAGGTTTCCAGCGCGCCGTGTTGCTGGGTATCCGCGCCCAGGGCGGTATCAACACCTTCTTTGGCAAGAACTCCGACGGCTGGAAGATGGGCTTCCAGGGCGGCGGCGGCTTGCTGCTGAAGATGAACTTCATGATCAAGAACCTGAGTCTTGTTCCGGAACTCACCTTCAACTACAGACATTACTCCTACGAACAGGATATGGATGCCTACACGAACGAAGCCAGCATCGATATCATGATGTTCGAAATCCCGATTATCTTCCGCTACACTTTCGAAGACTACGACTTCTACGTCGGCCTGGGTATCAACATGGGCCTCAAGCTGAACGGTTCGTCTGAATTCAAGACCAGCGGCGGTACGCGCGAAAATACGGTCGCTACCTCCGGTATGGAAGTGGGCGGCGCCCTCGACATCGGTTATATGCTCACTCGCTGGGTCAGCGTCGACGTTCGCGTCGTGCAGTGCTTCACCAGCCTCTTGAACAAGACTCTGGTGGCCGAAGAAATCTTCTACGATTCTTCGCTGAACACGTTCTATACCACTCTCGGTATAAACTTCATGTTCTAA
- a CDS encoding fibro-slime domain-containing protein — translation MKKCIALATLVLATATFAMNFTGNVYLEASPRKAESIYLSVGCTAKNDSGVVRSIGTKDIEVTAKDQFNWFKVPVKTLLQGDTIAPFCFYRSLPDSVRTKVYDEDSVLTGYVYVKSYKSTKTFTANDFKNQDDLYINFSSSLLYYEDVTPPKIFYKSNWGQDYVIVGGSAVKIQKKRVDGWSIVQDELKTRIVRRNIKIDSVQKMQYKVTTHCLDDGDGNCVFDEETGSSVMVRDTVDSSKVWVHIYDTLAVDTLYNLFNDKIAFTDVNSTCTGHFTYLEYFNVNTAFSNDFYCANTTLYGIDVSTIKDSVYIFEDPKKEHSTLIRFKTPEPIYKLHVLPPQVADWFGEIPALGNGDSEAKTAMKVNEDHCGWYSTLFFEEALPTKATFSGKENASMQFAANTNIDSLYKKLNTTELYYVANDPTKTYWYAKYPGLDGICEVHLRGIVYDTDASLHPAFSCYSPGGEGCQMGAQEVSRTAAVEAINACIGVTPGIVEPLLGPDNKPVLSKTGEKCFINSDLFDQLFNSTEEVNETSCSTIPFTLNSYGKWEFSSDYYISPGTNVMGGFYSAEGKVDDDIVVGTPLAKARTKREAEGPVFIGPKLRELDSTENVMKMNVLCKGIGWNKGIDCSGLFADGEDIVDPAAAYFGITSSSSYFCVWGWSCPDQAPDGWAFFKDGTETYSAPGSGSPRWTSQTNGRNQHFCFESHAKFTYKKGQRFGVRGDDDIWIFIGGRLAIDLGGSHMAAPGYADLSRLTDKNGDALVVGKTYDIDIFFCDRRTTMSNMNFFSNIYLDQSESIDQMKPCNVDVEHIFDDDSLTPGRTVIQPDIALPAQMRVAVEGRVASVSGVKPGSEVTLMDMQGRVIGRYHASSANVKIEIRNAGRYILKTASGLQAVSVR, via the coding sequence ATGAAAAAATGTATCGCTTTAGCGACTCTAGTTCTTGCAACCGCTACGTTTGCAATGAACTTTACAGGCAATGTCTATTTGGAAGCGTCACCCCGTAAGGCAGAAAGCATCTACCTTTCGGTGGGTTGTACGGCGAAAAACGACAGTGGAGTCGTCAGGAGTATCGGCACAAAAGATATCGAAGTTACGGCGAAGGACCAATTCAACTGGTTCAAGGTGCCGGTCAAGACGCTCCTCCAGGGCGACACGATTGCTCCGTTCTGTTTTTACAGGAGCCTCCCCGATAGCGTGAGGACGAAGGTCTATGACGAAGATAGTGTCTTGACGGGTTACGTTTACGTCAAGTCCTATAAGTCCACGAAGACTTTTACGGCAAATGATTTTAAGAATCAGGATGACTTGTACATTAACTTTAGTAGCAGCTTGTTGTATTACGAAGATGTAACGCCTCCCAAGATTTTCTACAAATCGAATTGGGGTCAAGACTACGTTATTGTTGGTGGTTCCGCTGTCAAGATTCAAAAGAAAAGGGTCGACGGTTGGAGCATTGTTCAAGACGAATTGAAAACTAGGATTGTCAGAAGAAACATAAAGATTGATTCTGTCCAAAAAATGCAGTATAAGGTTACAACACACTGCCTGGATGATGGGGACGGCAACTGCGTTTTTGACGAAGAAACGGGCTCCTCTGTCATGGTCCGCGATACGGTGGATTCTAGCAAGGTGTGGGTACATATCTATGATACGCTTGCCGTTGATACGCTTTATAATTTGTTTAATGATAAAATCGCCTTTACCGACGTGAATTCGACATGCACGGGTCATTTCACCTATCTTGAATATTTTAACGTGAACACGGCGTTCTCGAATGATTTTTATTGCGCCAACACCACCTTGTACGGCATTGATGTTTCTACGATCAAGGATTCGGTCTACATCTTTGAAGACCCCAAAAAGGAACACTCGACTTTGATTCGGTTTAAGACTCCGGAGCCTATTTACAAGCTGCATGTCTTGCCGCCGCAGGTTGCTGACTGGTTCGGCGAAATTCCTGCGCTTGGCAATGGAGATTCCGAAGCAAAAACCGCGATGAAGGTCAACGAGGATCATTGCGGTTGGTATTCGACGCTGTTCTTTGAAGAAGCGCTTCCCACCAAGGCTACCTTCTCTGGAAAGGAGAACGCTTCGATGCAATTTGCCGCGAATACGAACATTGATTCCCTGTATAAAAAATTGAATACCACAGAACTTTACTACGTGGCTAATGACCCGACCAAAACTTATTGGTATGCTAAGTATCCTGGACTGGATGGCATTTGCGAAGTTCATTTGCGCGGTATCGTTTATGATACCGATGCAAGCCTTCATCCGGCATTCTCTTGTTATTCTCCGGGAGGCGAAGGTTGCCAGATGGGTGCGCAGGAAGTTTCCCGCACGGCGGCTGTAGAGGCAATAAACGCATGTATCGGTGTCACGCCGGGGATTGTGGAACCCTTGCTTGGTCCGGACAACAAGCCGGTGCTCTCTAAAACCGGTGAAAAGTGCTTTATCAATTCAGACCTGTTCGACCAGCTTTTCAATTCGACCGAAGAGGTGAACGAAACGTCTTGCTCGACTATCCCGTTTACGCTTAACAGCTACGGCAAGTGGGAATTCTCGTCGGACTACTACATTTCTCCGGGTACCAACGTGATGGGTGGCTTCTACTCCGCAGAAGGCAAGGTTGACGATGACATTGTGGTCGGAACGCCGCTCGCTAAAGCCAGAACGAAACGTGAGGCGGAAGGCCCCGTGTTTATCGGTCCGAAACTTCGCGAACTGGATTCTACAGAAAACGTGATGAAGATGAATGTCCTTTGCAAAGGCATTGGTTGGAACAAGGGTATTGACTGTAGCGGTCTCTTTGCCGATGGCGAAGATATTGTTGATCCTGCAGCAGCGTATTTCGGTATAACGTCTTCGAGCAGTTACTTCTGCGTATGGGGCTGGTCTTGCCCCGACCAGGCTCCAGATGGCTGGGCCTTCTTCAAGGATGGCACGGAAACCTATTCTGCGCCCGGTTCGGGTAGTCCTCGCTGGACATCGCAGACAAATGGCCGTAACCAGCATTTCTGCTTTGAAAGCCATGCCAAGTTTACCTACAAGAAGGGCCAACGCTTTGGTGTTCGTGGCGATGATGACATCTGGATCTTTATCGGTGGAAGGCTTGCGATTGACTTGGGTGGTTCGCACATGGCGGCTCCCGGTTACGCAGACTTGTCTCGCCTGACGGATAAGAATGGCGATGCGCTTGTTGTCGGAAAGACCTACGATATCGATATCTTCTTCTGTGACCGTCGCACAACCATGAGCAATATGAATTTCTTCAGCAATATCTATCTGGACCAGTCCGAATCGATCGATCAGATGAAGCCGTGCAACGTGGATGTTGAACATATCTTCGATGACGATTCGCTCACTCCGGGACGCACCGTTATTCAGCCCGATATTGCGCTTCCGGCCCAGATGCGCGTTGCCGTTGAAGGCCGTGTTGCCTCCGTCTCTGGTGTAAAGCCCGGTTCGGAAGTGACCTTGATGGACATGCAGGGCCGCGTGATCGGCCGCTACCATGCATCGTCTGCGAACGTGAAAATCGAAATCCGCAATGCAGGCCGCTATATCCTGAAGACGGCCTCGGGCCTTCAGGCGGTCAGCGTCCGCTAA
- a CDS encoding Ig-like domain-containing protein, whose protein sequence is MKRSNMVKKMISWMGALCALAGSAYAATATVWSAADGNGVVPPVNGWYSYPDAKATAAEAAGAKATLTTATDKSKVLTLSVSKTNESSAAGMGFAWAKSNGVISLEDYAGVCLTYSAEAPFRMEFKQSTIKDYDFYGAMIPATTKLTTVFVAFADLEQEGWGAKKALDLTKQQALQFGYKQAFVADYGTTNTITVSAVWLGSTCEMHAPELGTGYASGDDVTLNEGDTLKLDLTKVFVDADEDELTYAVEVENAKLVLLADTLYKKTKKLNLITASNPEGSTAVTITATDPTKKSVAYEFTVTTVDRENPPVAVNDAYTVKEEVKLTKSTILTGVLANDYDPDGGKNFQAELVESTKHGSLEFDSTGAFTYVPDKDFFGADTFSYQLIETKTDDPATSNVAIVVITVTNVDDPLIVGIAPGVTISLGEDTYKLGDTLVLAEDFDPVSVTIPLDSLIFVDPDVEGFLTPLVKSSGIVTAKYGTFGDDHVIDLEPVVNANGVAKVTMYAVDGKETASVFFYVKVTPVADPPIANADAYKVLQDTVNAIDAKKGVLANDKNPDNAKSTLKAILIEDGTYGKVTLAEDGSFTYAAPDEEGEDEFVYRVVNAEGDTSEPALVKLTIVYRNRAPVVKEGVADTVGARLADLVEDFKMVNYSKVEMQSWFTDDSAVTKLTFSARTDDSLTNPVIAANGYLQIKPVKDACGEAKVYLIAKDAEGAATELEIPAVIACTNDKPEPKKAIDTVYVGAKTTLLDTIDLSALFTDPDGDTLTYTAVSNKTMTNKVEWDIQGNLMILMTKKDVTLESGSAVPFTVVAHDASDSNSTILRVMLSADPKTSIRPTIAAAPKANWQSAILANRGAVALFDMQGRVMWKAKLPVSEAQVRAAAAQVQGRKILQVNKQTWTIK, encoded by the coding sequence ATGAAGAGGTCGAATATGGTGAAAAAGATGATTTCGTGGATGGGCGCCTTGTGCGCTCTGGCAGGTTCTGCCTACGCTGCTACCGCAACGGTGTGGAGTGCAGCAGATGGAAACGGTGTTGTACCTCCGGTGAACGGATGGTATTCTTACCCTGATGCAAAAGCTACCGCAGCTGAAGCGGCAGGCGCAAAAGCTACACTTACAACGGCGACGGACAAAAGCAAGGTGCTTACTTTGTCTGTGAGCAAGACCAATGAAAGCAGCGCTGCCGGCATGGGTTTTGCCTGGGCCAAAAGTAACGGGGTGATTTCGCTCGAAGATTATGCGGGCGTGTGCCTGACTTATTCTGCGGAAGCCCCCTTCCGAATGGAATTTAAGCAGTCGACCATTAAGGACTATGACTTTTATGGAGCGATGATTCCGGCGACAACAAAGTTGACGACCGTGTTTGTTGCGTTCGCTGATTTGGAACAGGAAGGTTGGGGTGCTAAAAAGGCCTTGGACCTTACCAAGCAACAGGCTCTCCAGTTTGGTTACAAGCAGGCATTTGTGGCTGACTACGGAACCACGAATACGATTACGGTTTCTGCCGTATGGCTGGGCTCCACTTGCGAAATGCATGCTCCGGAACTCGGTACGGGCTATGCAAGCGGTGATGACGTGACTTTGAACGAAGGCGACACCTTGAAACTTGACCTCACCAAGGTGTTTGTCGATGCCGACGAAGACGAACTCACTTATGCTGTAGAAGTTGAAAACGCAAAGCTCGTCTTGCTCGCCGATACGCTTTATAAGAAGACCAAGAAACTCAATTTGATTACGGCGTCGAATCCGGAAGGCTCTACGGCTGTGACCATTACTGCAACCGATCCTACTAAGAAGTCGGTGGCTTATGAGTTTACGGTTACGACGGTTGACCGCGAAAATCCGCCGGTTGCCGTGAATGACGCCTATACCGTTAAGGAAGAAGTCAAGCTGACCAAGTCTACAATCTTGACGGGCGTGCTTGCAAACGACTATGACCCTGATGGTGGTAAGAACTTCCAGGCTGAACTTGTTGAAAGTACGAAGCACGGTTCCTTGGAATTTGATTCGACGGGTGCTTTCACCTACGTTCCGGATAAGGACTTCTTCGGTGCCGATACCTTTAGCTATCAATTGATCGAAACCAAGACCGACGATCCGGCAACGAGCAATGTGGCGATCGTCGTGATTACGGTGACCAACGTGGACGACCCGCTTATTGTGGGAATCGCTCCGGGTGTTACAATTTCCCTTGGCGAAGATACCTACAAGCTGGGCGATACGCTCGTGCTGGCTGAAGATTTTGACCCGGTTTCTGTCACGATTCCGCTTGACAGCTTGATCTTTGTCGACCCGGATGTGGAAGGCTTCTTGACGCCGCTCGTTAAGTCTAGCGGAATTGTCACGGCCAAGTATGGAACCTTTGGCGATGATCATGTGATTGACCTGGAACCTGTTGTTAATGCAAATGGTGTGGCCAAAGTGACGATGTATGCCGTAGACGGCAAGGAAACCGCAAGCGTATTCTTCTACGTGAAGGTAACTCCGGTGGCCGATCCGCCGATTGCCAATGCTGATGCCTACAAGGTCTTGCAGGATACCGTGAACGCCATTGACGCAAAGAAGGGCGTGCTTGCAAACGACAAGAACCCCGACAATGCAAAGTCTACGCTTAAGGCGATTTTGATTGAAGATGGCACGTATGGTAAGGTGACGCTTGCTGAAGATGGTTCGTTCACCTACGCTGCACCTGACGAAGAAGGCGAAGATGAGTTCGTCTATCGGGTCGTGAATGCCGAAGGCGATACCTCTGAACCTGCTTTGGTGAAGCTTACCATTGTGTATAGGAACAGGGCTCCGGTTGTTAAGGAAGGCGTTGCCGATACGGTGGGCGCTCGCCTTGCCGACCTTGTCGAAGATTTCAAGATGGTGAACTACAGCAAGGTTGAAATGCAGAGCTGGTTCACCGACGATAGCGCCGTTACCAAGTTGACGTTCTCTGCCAGAACCGATGACAGCCTCACCAACCCGGTGATCGCTGCTAATGGATATCTGCAGATCAAGCCGGTGAAGGATGCTTGCGGCGAAGCCAAGGTGTACTTGATTGCCAAGGATGCTGAAGGTGCTGCAACCGAACTTGAAATCCCGGCAGTCATTGCTTGCACGAACGACAAGCCTGAACCGAAAAAGGCTATCGATACCGTGTATGTGGGTGCCAAGACGACGCTGCTTGATACCATTGACCTGAGCGCTCTGTTCACGGATCCGGATGGCGATACGCTGACCTATACTGCAGTGTCGAACAAGACTATGACCAACAAGGTGGAATGGGATATTCAGGGTAATTTGATGATTCTGATGACCAAGAAGGACGTTACCCTTGAATCGGGCTCCGCTGTTCCGTTCACCGTCGTTGCTCATGATGCATCGGATTCCAACTCCACTATTCTTCGCGTGATGTTGAGTGCTGATCCGAAGACCTCTATCAGGCCGACGATTGCTGCCGCCCCGAAGGCCAACTGGCAGAGCGCAATCCTCGCAAACCGCGGCGCCGTGGCGCTGTTCGATATGCAGGGCCGCGTGATGTGGAAGGCCAAGCTTCCGGTCTCTGAAGCTCAGGTCCGCGCCGCTGCCGCTCAGGTGCAGGGCCGCAAGATCCTGCAAGTGAACAAGCAGACATGGACGATTAAATAG